The Macaca thibetana thibetana isolate TM-01 chromosome 9, ASM2454274v1, whole genome shotgun sequence region GGGGGCCACCCAGGGAGAGGGGCGCAGACACCAGTGGACCTGCTCAGCCCAGCAAGGCCTCTGCGAGCGCGCTCCAGAGCATAAACCATGGAGTTAAGGAGAAAAGGAGCAGATTTTACTTCTGATGAATAAAAGGCTTTCTAAAAACACACTAAATGCTATAACTATTATTggcaaagagattaaaaaaaaaaggatggaagaaaatatttgccaaatatgTAGGGAGCATTAATATCatgttatatgaaaataaaacctcGCACAAGTCACTCAGGAGGACAGATGACCCCTAGAGAGATGGCTGGAGGGCGACCTTTTCTGCCtcatcttttacttattttttaaattacaagaaGAGAAACCCATCACTAacacatcttttcttttaaattttcaaaagataGACTTTCATGTTCTAGAGAAATAACGGGAACATGGCTTTGGAGACCATTTTCCCCCAGCAGCAGCAGACACCCCTGCCACCCCCTGCCTGGAGGCTATGGGAGGAGGCGCGGCTCCACCGCCCCCCACCAGAGCCCTGGCCCCCTTACCCGCAGCAGGAAGCCATCGGGGCAGGTGAACTGATCGTACCAGATGGCCTTGTACATGATCAGCACGCAGCCCAGCAGCGCCATGGCGAAGGCGATCATCCGCGCGGTGGGCAGCTGGCAGGAGGGCAGAGAGGGGCTCAGCCACGCCAGGCAGGGGTCGCCTTTGTGGGGAGCTCCTCAGGGGCTGGTGCTGGCACAGGACCATCCCCGCCCTCCAGTCTTGATACCCCACCCCCCGCCCTGGGCAGCCAGTGGCTTTTCCCACTTTTCCGAGGGTCAAGTGTGCTGGCATCACCCCTGGGGGCCAGGCCTTGCTGGCGGCCCCTCCACTGGGGTTCTGGAGACATCTGCCACCAGGTAAAGTGATGTGGCCTTTGACCCAGGTGGGTCTTGCGGAAATTTGCAGCTTCCCTTCGCTGTGGGCTCCACAGGGGATGGGGGCCACAGCCTCAGGTGAGTCGGAGGCTGCACTCACCAGGCCTCCCAGGGGACTGCCCACAGTGGGTGCTGTAACATGAGCTGCAGACTGGAACGTGAAGCCAGGGGCGGGGAGCCCTAGCAGATCTTACTACTGGAGAATGGAAGGCTTTGGAAACAGTCCACTAAAAATGACTAAAGCTATCTTAATAACGTTGAGAGATTTAAACAAGAGGATGAGAGAAGATATTTGCCAGATATACTGCAGAAAGAAAGTATTACATAGAAAGCCCGTAAGTCACTGAAGATGAGACAATGACCCTCTGGGCAAACAGGCAAGCAGCACTGGCCAGCGCTTCCCAGGAAGAGAAACATCTCAGGAGCACCACCGTTTGGTCAGTCCGCACCTGCAGCCTCGCCAGGGGGCCTGATGACTGCAGGGCAGTTGGAGGCCAGCTCTGGGTGGGGTGACTCACCGCCACCCTCTCCTCCCAGACAGCAAGGGGACTCCAGCCCGGCCTGGCCTGAGCCCAGGCACCCCCAGCTGCCTTCCACCTTCTCCCCCTGCCCTGAGTCCCCACAGTGGGTGGGGTGAGTGTGGTTACCCTGCGTCCTTCCTCTGGGTGGTTGCAGTTCAGCCTCTGGCCCTCCAGGTCAGGGAACTTCTTCTGCTGGTCTAAGGAGGACAGCTGGTATTCTGTCTGCGTCTTGATGACCACCTGTGAAAAGAGATGGCCATGGCCTCAGTGGGCAGCTGGGAGGGACCCAAGAGAGCCCTGAACTGAGAGGGGAGGGAGCCAGGGTCAGCTTCGTGGCAGTGGTGTTGACCCTGACCATCTCCCAGGACTGTCTGGTGGATGGCAGGGCTCCAGCAGCCACAAAGTTAGGCCAAGGGAAGGTGGACACTGAAAGTCTGCTGGGCGCATGGCAGCCCTGGGCTTGGCCTGGTTGCTGACGGAGCCCCTCGCTTTGCCTGCTGCCTTCAATTCAGGGTGCTGGAGAATTGCCCTTGGCCAGCAGAGGTGGTCCTCCTGTCCCGGGTCCCCAGCATAGATGCTGCCCCCACCTCCAGCAGGGACAACTCAGGGTGCCTTTCATGCTGCACAACTCCCTAGGGGGTCAAACTGGGCTGGGCTAGAACTGAGCTCTTTGCTTCTCCCCAGTTTCTGCTATAAGCACCCCCATGGTCACTTGCCCAAGGACCTCCATATCTCAGGCTCAACCCAGGACAGGGCCATGCCCCGAGGGAAGGGTGGGAAGCGTTGCCTGCTGGGTGCCCTATGGACAGCAGGTGGGCGGGCTGCTGTCTAGGAGCCAGTGCGTGAATTATTGGTTACCCGTCGGCCAGTTTGCCCAGCTCTGGCATATGGGGGAGCTGACCAGGAGGTCACATAGAGTGCCCATGGCCAACTGGGGTTTTGGTCCCCACGGTCCTTCTTCTGCTTGCTCTACTGCACCTGGGAAGAGGCCACATCTAGACAAACCTCACCCCACACCCCTTTGTTCCCAGGGGAGCCTGAGAAGGGACTCCACGCTGGCCCAGGCCCTCACCTGGTCAGGGAGCGGCGGCTGGAGCTGGCTGACGTCCAAGGGGCTGATCAGAGGCACACTGTCCATGGCAGCCCCATCCTGGTCCCCAGGGTCTTTACCTGGCTTCCCAGAGAAGCTGCAGCCCAGCTTCACCATGGTGGATGGCAGTGCTTGTCCTGTCCAGAGACAGACAGGGTCACTGCCCACAGGCTGCCCCCTGGACACCCACGCCAGCTGGCTCTAAAGCCAGAGGACCCTGAGCTGGTCCTAATGCTCCTCACACCAGAACCAGGGACAGGCTGTAAGTGGTCAGGCCAGCCTCCTTGGGCAAACCGGTCAAATCCAGCCAGATGCTGGGTACTGTACCTTCTTGACCCCCACAGCCCCTCTGGACCCCACAGCACTGCAGGGGAAAGCACCCCAACCAGTGACTGTCCATGAAGCCAGGGGAGTCTTCCACCAGCGGCTGCTCTAGACAAGACaatctcctctttttccttcttcttcttcttcttttttctttttttttttttttttttttgagataggatcttgttttgtggcccaggtgggagtgcagtggtgtgatcttggctcactgcagcctctgcctactgggcttaagcaatcctgccatctcagcctcccgagtacctgggaccacaggcgcaccccaccacgcctggctaatttttacatgttttgtagagacagggtttcgccagattgcccaggctggtctcaagcgatctgcttgcctcagcctcccacagtgctgggattacaggaatgagccaccgcgcctgactctAGACAACCTCTTAAAGCCAACAATCCTGGACATCAGTCTGGAGAGTTGGGTGCCAGACTCAGCACATAAAAATGCTGGAGACCcagctaaatttgaatttcagataagcaacgAGCCCATTTTTAATATAAGAGCATCCCTCGCAATAAGCCGCATGGGACGTGCTTATCCTGCAGTCAGTCCTCGTTCTGTCCGGCGACTCTGCCGGAGACGCAGGAAGTGAGACAGAGCGGCCACAAGAGGGCACCCGCGAGTCAGCCCAGCTGCGAGCCCGGCGCTGATGGCCGCGGGGAGCGGGGCCCCTGCAGAGCTGAACACCACAGCGGGGCCCCACCAACCCCGGAGAGGCCGAGGGTGCTCGGCTTCGCCTTCAGGCGGACCTCCTAGAGAAAAAGAATGCAGCGGATGACCTCCGAGCTGATCAatggaaaaagcagaaaaacaaaatgtattcaatcaatcaaaggaaaaaaagaaaggtcctGTGTGCAGTAGAAACGGAACCTGTGGCCCGGTGCGATGGTggcacctggggtcccagctactcgggaggctgaggcggaagagtcgcctgaacccgggaggcagaggttgcaatgagccgagatcgcgccactgcactccaacgtgagtgacagaatgagactccgcctcaaaaaaaaaaaaaaaaaaaaaaaaagaagaagaagaagaagaaagaatctgcCATTGCAACCTTCTCACAAAGAACTCCAAGCGCAGACAGCATCACCACAGCATTCTACCAACCATTTACAGGGAAAGTAATGCAAACGTCCACAAAACTTCCAGAAAGACAAGGGAGCACTCACCAGCTCCTGAGGCCAACTAGCCTCAGTCCCCTAACCCAGCAAGGACAGCATCGGAGAGGAGCTCACAGGCCAGCCTCCTCCACACGCACACACCACTGCGAAGCCCCAAAGCTCAAGCAGGGTGAGTCCAGCGAATACAACAAGGTAACATATGACAGGTTGGGTGTATTCTGGAAATGAAGTTTGGCTTAACATTTGGCAAGCAATCGTATTTTTCACCGTATTAACAGAACAATGAAAAAGCGTATCTGATCAATTGCTAGAGGAGTAGAAGTAACTCTGGGTAAGACTCAGGGCTCATTTACTATTCCTCGGACCCATTAGCACACTAAGGCAGGAGGCGAGTGCTGTAACCCAGTAACAGTGAACCACAAAATCCCCACAGCAAACCTCACTGAATGTGAATCCTGAAAGCGCCTTGATCTGCGGTTCTACAAGTTATGGCGCTAGAGGTCTCAGCCAATGCTGTAGGGTAGGACAAAGAAATGAGCTCTAGTGCCAGGCAAGAATAAATAATACTCTGATTATTCACCCATGAAACACTTTCTGTGTTTAGAAACCCCAGAAGAATCTATAGACAAATCATAAGGATCAAAAAGTGAGTTTGGCAAGGCTGTTGGATTTAAGGTATTCAGAAATCAGTTACATTCCTATATGTcagtggcaaaaataaataaatacataatttattgaaGTACTCcatttaaataatatcaaaacTATCAAATCCTCAGGAATAGGTGTAAAAAGAGCTGAGGAACAGGGACAGGGCAGGGCCTCCACATGGAAACCAGGGAACATTGTCGACAGAGACCAAGAAAAGCTAAATCCCCCAAGTAAATGGGGAAGGCTGTGTCTATGGATTTGGGGAGTTTCCATGTTTAAACAAATTACCTACCCCCCGATCTGTAGATGCAGTAAATCttaatcaaaatcccaacagttttttaaatgaacttgaCAAGCACTGTCATTTTACATGGAAGGCAGAGGGGCAGGAACACACCAAGTATCTTGGAAAATAACATGGactgccaggcatagtggctcacgcctgtaatcccagcattttgggaggcagaggtgggtggatcacaagatcaggagtttgagaccaacctggccaacatagtgaaaccccgtcttgactaaaaatacaaaaattagccaggcgtggtggcacacgcctataatcccagctactcgggaggctgaggcaggagaatcgcttgaacctggcaggcagaggttgcagtgaaccgagattgtgccactgcactccagcctgggcaacaagagcaaaactccattaaaaaaaaaaaacccaaaaaaacaaaaacaaaaacaaaaaaacatggagGAGATCTCATCTGCCAGGGTCTGGCTTGTTGCACAGCATTGGAAATGGAGTGGTGTGGGGCTACTGTGTGGTGGAAGAAGTCCCACATGACACACTTTGCACACACGGACCCTGATTTGCAGCATAGCTGCCTCTCAGTAAACCTCTGTCTGCATCAAAAGCAGTGAGCCTGATCCCTACCTCACATTACACAGAGAAGTCTACTCCAGGTGGATAAACCTGAActggaaaagcaaaacaataaagcaCCTCAAAGATAATACAGGAGAAGATTTTTCTGATCTCAGGGAGGGAAAAATTTTTTCATTAGGACAATAGGTACtaacaacaaaaggaaatattGATAAAATGACTTCATTAAAACTATGAACTTCTGCTTATCAAAACAGCCTTCAAAAAATGGTAGGAAAAAACCAATACTGGGAGAAGACAGTTGCAACCCACAAATGAGGAGGGTACATTGTGGGTTGAATGATGTTCCCTCAAAAATACATCCAAGTCCTAGGATCTGTGTGAGGGGTGCCTTTGAATGGGACCTCATTTGAAAATatggtctttgcagatgtaatcaagctAAAATAAATTCGTCCTGAATCAGGGTGGGCCTTGATCCAAAACTGGTATCTTTATTACAGGGAAATTAGATGTAGGAGACGGAGCAGACGGAGCAGAGACTGGAATGATGCAGCTGAAACCCAAGGATTGCTtgggccaccagaagctggaggaagCGAGGAAGAAGCTCCCCTAGAGGCtttggagggagcatggccccGCGAACACCTTCATTTTGGACTTCTTGACTTCAGAACTGcgaaagaatttattttaagccACCCGCTTGTAATTTGTGACAGCAGCGCTAGGATGTCCAGTTAACTGCCAGAGCCAGCAGTGACCACTCTTTCTCGCCCTGCAGTGGCCAGGCTCCGCTTCGGGTTCCAGGTGTGGGAAGGCGCCAGGGGAACAGGAGCAGGGGACCCGCGGTCACAGAGCTTCTGCCCAGCTGCTGCCACTCAAGTAGAGATAATGTGGAGGCATCTGCGTGGAGGAGAATCTAAGGGTGGAAGGAGCTGAGAGTGGAATGATTGCAAGGTGGAAGGATCAGAAGGGGAAAGATGAAGGATtgcggggaggggaggaaggatcCAAGGGCAGAGAGATCCAACGGGGGAGGATTGcgcgggtgggggtggggtggagcgGAGGGAGTCGAGGGTGGAAGAATCTGAGAGGGGAGGGACCCCAACGGGGTGGGGGAGGGACCCGAGGGGGCAAGGAGCCGACGCAGGGGGAAGGATCCGAGGGTGGAAGGATCTGAGCGGGAAGAATCAGCCTGGCGGAAGGATCCAAGTGGGTAGGATCCCAGGTGGGAAGGATCGGAGAGCGGAAGTATCTGAGAGGGAAGGTTCTGAAGGGAGAAGACTCTGAGGGGGAAAGACGTGAGAGTGGAAGGCTCTGAGGCGGGAAAGCTCTGTGGGCAGAAAAATCTGAACGGGGAAGGATCTGAGGGGGAAAAATCTGAGGGCGGAATGATCCGTGAGTGGAAAGTTCCGAGCGGGAAAGGATATGAAGGGGAAGGACCTAAGGAGGAAGGGTCTAAGGGCGAAGGATCTGAGAGTGGAAAGATCTGCGGGGGAAGGACCCGAGGGCAAAAAGGTTAGAAGGTGGCAACTTTCGCCTGGGGAAGAATCTGAAGGTGGAAGGATGTGATGGGGAAGGCTCTGATAAGCAAGGACCTGAGGGCGGAATGATCTGAGTGGAAGGCTCTGAGGCGGGAAGGATATGAAGGGGAAGGGTCTCAGGGGGAAAGACCTGAGGGTGAAAGAATCTGAGAGGTGTGGAAAGACCTGAGAGGGAAGGATCTGAAAGCGGAATGATCAGAGTGGGGAAGGATCTGAGGCGGGCAGGCTCTGAAGGTGAAAGCTCTGAAGGATCGGAGGGGGAAGGATCTGAAGGGGAAGGATCTGAGGGGCAGGGCCTGAAGGGGAAGGATCTGAGGGGGAAGGATCTGAAGGGGAAGGGATGGGGGGGAAGGGCATGAGGCGGGGGCTGAGGGGGGAAGGATCTGAGGGGGGAAGGATCTGAAGGGAAGGATATGAGGGGGGAAGGATCTGAAGGGGAAGGATCTGAAGGGGAAGGGCATGGGGGGGAAGGGCATGAGGCGGGAAAGGATATGAGGGGGGAAGGATCTGAAGGGGAAGGATCAGAGGGGGAAGGATTTGGAGGTGGCAGATTCTGCGTGTGGAAAGAACTGAGGAGGAAGGACCAGAGGGGGAAAGGATCTGCGTGGGCGGGAGTGAGGCTGGAAAGCGAGGGCTGGGTAGGAGATGGGGGCGGCCACTCTGAGCCGGAAGGAGCTGGATGAGCGGAGACAGGGTCCCCAGTCCTGGACCTGACCACGCGCTCTGGGGCCCTAACCCGTGCCCCTTGCTGGGCGTTCATCACAGGCGACCCTGTGCCCGGCCGGGCCTTTCCGGAAGAGGCCGTGCAGGGTCCCCCGAACACCCACCCTGGGCTGGAGACTCTGCCTGAGGTGGGTCCCCACGTGGCCCAGGCAGGGGCAATGGGCACTCGGCGGACGAGGTTTCACGGTGTAACCAGCGTCCGTGTGTGTGCAGGTGGAGACGGACGAGGCCCTACGGGGCTTAAATACAGAAGTGATCCATGGAGGCGGAGTTGGAGCAGCCGAGGGCCAAGAGGCCGGGGAATGACGTGGTCGTGGGGCGAGGGCGGCGAGCGCCGGGGCTTGAGGTGGAGCTTGGCCCGCGGGGGTGGGGGTACCACCGAGGAGGAGGGGTCGGGGGTCTCCCGGCAGCGGACTCCCAGAGCAAGCCCAGCCTCTGTACAGACGGGAGGGGGGCGGAGAGGGGGCGCAGTCACGGCCCGCAGCGCCACAGGGTAGAGCCACGCCCCGGGGGCCGGCGCCAGGGGTCAGGACCCCGCCAGGAGGAGCTTCGCTTCTGGGGTCCCCTTCGAGCCAAACTTCAACTCCAACTCGGACGGCCACTTTACGTCATCGCGGGTGTGCATGGCAACGGAGACAGGCCGAGGCGCGTCTTCAAGAAGAAAAAGCCGTTGGGGGCCCACTGGAGCCTCGCTTCTGGTTCCAGGCCCAGCGCCCCAGGCGGAATGCGGGGTTGGAACGGGGGACTGGCCTGTGTGTGGGGTCCAAccctcccaccccacacaccAGACCGTCCCTTTGCACTGCTGCGTCATGGGGGCCTCCTCCCACGGAAGGCACGCGGCTCGTGGAACTAGGGGGCCGCCTCTGCTCCTCCTCCCGGCCCCTCCCTGCACCTGCGCTGTGGCGGCATCTTCTGCGGGTCCCCTGCGCCCCACCCGCCGCGTTCTGGCAGGGAGGCAGTGCCCAGCTCCTGTCTCTGGGGCAAGGGGAGGCGTGGGATGCTGACGGCAGATGGGTGGGGGCGCGGGTGAGCGAGGCCgtgtggatggacagatggatggcgGGGGCGGGGGTGCAGGCTCTCAGTCGAAAGTCCACGGAAGCTCGGCTGGAGGTCACGTCACAGACTCGCTTTCGCATGCGCCCCCCAACCTGGAATGCTGCGTCACGCTGGGGGTGCGCGCAGGTGGGCTTATGTGGGGGGCACAAAAGCGTGTGACTGCGGATCCCTGAGGGTCCCGCCCCTCCCCCACGGGCGCCACCGCAGCCTCCTGCCCCTGGCGCTGCAGGCGGCCGTGGCTGCCCGGCTGATTCAAAGGCAGCTGCACTGCGGGGCCGGCGCAGCCCCGCGGAGGGGAGTGGGCGCGCAGCTGCTTCCGCTTCCACTCCCTCTCCAGCCACCTGTGGCCCCGCACCCGCGCCTGTTGCAGGTGGTTCCGGAGCCGCGCCCCTCCCGGCCTTCTGGCCGCTTCCTGCCTGTCACGCAGACGCCCCCATCAagaccaccccccaccccgcacCACCGTGCGGGCAGCCGCTCCTCGGTGCTCTGGTCCGCCGCCCCTTCTGCCgcccgccccaccccgcccccggCAGACAGAGCTGGGCAGGAGCTGGAACTGGCACCCCCTGCCCACCTCGGAGACACCCTGAACTGCAGGCTGCGACCCTCGTGCCGGGGCCCCGCCGTCACGGGAAGCCTGGAGACCACTGCCTCGGGTCCGCGGGGTCGGCCTGGCCTGGGACAACCAGAGGAGGCCCGCGGGAGGGGGCCGGCTGTGCAGCGCGCCCTGCACACTCGCATCCGCACACGCGCCtcgcacacacgcacactcacacccTCATCCGCACGCGCGCCACGCACAAGCGCACTTGCGAGCACACGCACCTCGCACACTGCCGCACACGCGCCTCGCACCCCCGCACCCACTCGGGCCCCCCGCCCCCACTCTGCAAGGAGAAATGTGGAAATAGC contains the following coding sequences:
- the CALY gene encoding neuron-specific vesicular protein calcyon — protein: MVKLGCSFSGKPGKDPGDQDGAAMDSVPLISPLDVSQLQPPLPDQVVIKTQTEYQLSSLDQQKKFPDLEGQRLNCNHPEEGRRLPTARMIAFAMALLGCVLIMYKAIWYDQFTCPDGFLLRHKICTPLTLEMYYTEMDPERHRSILAAIGAYPLSRKHGTETPAAWGDGYRAAKEERKGPTQAGAAAATEPPGKPSAKAEKEAARKAAGSAAPPPVQ